In the Paenibacillus sp. FSL R7-0337 genome, GTCGATGGCAGTATCTACCTCGGAAAAAACACAAGTATGCGCGGCATCGATATTCAGGTTGAAGCAAGCAGCGGACAGCAGACGATCCCGGCGGTAGAGCAAACGCTGGTCACCTTCAAGCTGCGGGTCAAGGAACTTACGCTTGCCTCCTCCTCAACGATCAGTCTGGCCAATGAATTCACCAGAATCCGCACCTCTGAAGCCGCGAACAGCTTCTATCTCTACTCGCCCGATGTCACAGCGAACTCTCCGGCAAGGATCGAAATTACCCAATCCCCGTCCGTGTCCGTCTTCTCTCCGCAAGAGTCCGTTAACCGACTGACGTAGCAGCGTATCCTACAGTTGCGGCAGCTCCATCCACATACATATCCCTTACATAATTGGCTGCCGTCTATAATTCTTGTACTATGGTGTATATACATACTTGGGAAGCAGGTGTCTTGCAATGCTGCACTCAGAAATTATAGAGATACGGGCAACGGCCCCGGATGATCTCGACTTCGTCCTGGCTGCCGAAGGGGCCGAGGCTAACCGCCGGTTCGTCGGCCAGTGGAACAGGGAACAGCACGCAGCCGCTCTGGATGATGGAGATCTTAGGCATCTGATTGTTCAAGATACAACGGGGGAACGGGTGGGGTATGTGATTCTCGCAGGGCTTCAGGACTCTAATCGCACACTATGCATCAAACGGATTGTCATTCAGGCCAAGGGCCGCGGCTACGGAACAATGACGCTGAAGCTGCTGATCCACTGGACATTCAATCATACGGATACACACCGGCTGTGGCTCGACGTCAAGGATTACAATGTCAGAGCGCAGCATATCTATGAAGCGGCCGGCTTCAAAAAGGAAGGCACCCTCCGCGATTGTATACAGACGGAGGGTGGATTTGAATCGCTGACAATCATGTCGATCCTTCGTCAGGAATATACGGGGAATGATTCACTGTAATGCGGGTTCACCGATGAATCTCAGCAGCAGCCTGCCTGGTTCGGCCAACAAGCAGCGTCGTCACATGCTTGCGCGCGTCCGCTGTGAGCAGCAGCAGCTCCACCGGCCCGCCGGCCGGCTCACTGCGGATGAACGTAACCCTGGCACCGTCCAGATCCTCATAGATTCCGGCAACGGTGTAGCCCAGCCCGATAAGATTGTCGATTTCCTGCCGTTCCCGGTCGAACTCTGCAAATGCTGACATCTCAGACCACTCCTCCGCTGATTTCTGCCTGGGCCGGTTGGGGTGCTTCAGCCTCGAAGCGCTTGCGGTGCAGGTATTTCCCCTGTCCTGCGGCACCGACGAATACCTTGTTCTTGATGACAAACTCGCCCCTGCTCAGCACAGAGACCGGCTCTCCCTTGACCGTAAGCCCCTCGAACGCATTGTAGTCCACATTCATATGATGGGTCTCTGCCGATAGTATCCGTTCCACTGCCGGGTCGAAGATCACAATATCGGCATCGCTGCCCACAGCAATCGTGCCCTTCTGCGGGAAGAGGCCGAACAGCTTGGCGCTTGAGGTGGCGATGATATCCACGAATTTGTTCAGCGTGATGCGGCCCTTCTGCACCCCTTCGGAGTAGAGGATACTGAACCGGTCCTCGATGGTGGGTCCACCGTTCGGGATCTTCGAGAAATCGCCCCGTCCCAGCTCCTTCTGCCCCTTGAAGTTGAACGAGCACTGGTCAGAGCCGATGGTCTGCAGCGTCCCGCTCCAGAGGGCATCCCAGAGCACCTCCTGGTTCCACTGTTCGCGCAGCGGAGGAGACCAGACATACTTGGCGCCTTCGAAGTCCGGCTTCGCCAGCGCCGACTGATCCAGTACCAGATACTGCGGGCAGGTCTCGCCGTAGACGCGCAGCCCTTTCTTGCGGGCCTCTGCAATCTTCCAGGCCGCCTCGGCGCAGGTGACATGCACTACATAGAGCTGCGAATCCGTCAGCCCGGTCAAATAAGCCGCCCGCCCCGTCGCCTCGCCTTCCAGCTCAGGAGGACGGGTCAGCGCATGATAGATCGGATCGGTATTGCCTGCGGCCAGCGCCTGGTCCACCAGATATTCGATGACATCACCGTTCTCGGCATGCACCATGACCAGCGCCCCTTCGCGCTTCGCCGCCTGAAGCGTCTTATACAGAACTCCGTCGTCAGCCTGGAACGTATTCTTGTAGGCCATGAACACCTTCAGCGAGGTGATGCCCTCCTGCTCGATAATCTGCGGCAGCTCGCTGAGCACCTTATCATTCAGCTCTGACACCATCAGGTGGAAGCTGTAGTCGATGACCGCTTTATCCTGCGATTTGTGATGCCAGGTATCTACGGCCTGCTGGAGCGGCTGCCCCTTCGTGGTCAGGCAGAAATCAATCACCGTGGTGGTTCCGCCGTAAGCAGCGGCAATTGTGCCGGTCTCGAAGTCATCGGCGGTAACCGTACCGCCGAAGGGCATATCCAGATGGGTATGGGGATCAATCCCTCCCGGAAAGACATAACAGCCGGAAGCATCAATGATCTCCGCTCCCGGCGCTTCCAGATTCAGGCCGATGCTGCTGATGATTCCGTCTTCAATCAGCACATCCCCCTTATACGTATCTGCCGCTGTAACGATGATTCCATGCTTGATGATCTTCTTCATCTTAACCCACCTCCGCTTCCGAATAAGCACCGTTAACCCCGCTGATGATCCGGCTGCGCTGATTCCAGCTCATCGGGGCCGCTCCGCCCTCAAGGGTAATCATATCAATGGCTCCGTCTGCCGGGCAGACAATCGAACACAGATTGCAGCCTACACAATCCTCCTCGCGCACTTGCAGAATCGCCTTGCCCTCCGCATTCGTCAGCATATCGATGCATTGATGAGAGGCGTCTTCGCAGGCAATATGGCATTTATTGCAGTTGATGCAGTTCTCCTCGTTGATCCGCGCAACGACTTGATAATTAAGATCAAGATCGCCCCAGTTGGAATATTTGGGCACCGACTTGCCAATCAGCTCGGTTACCGAAGCCAGCCCCTTCTCGTCCAGGTAATGGTTCAGACCGTCGATCATCTCCTCCACAATCCTGAAGCCATGATGCATAACCGCTGTGCAGACCTGAATCCCGGTTGAGCCCATCAGCATGAATTCGACGACATCCTGCCAGGTGGAGATGCCGCCGATGCCGGAGATCGGCACGCCGACTTCACGGTCCCGGGCACATTCCGCCACCATGCTAAGGGCAATCGGCTTGACGGCCGGTCCGCAATAACCGCCGTGCGCCCCCTGGCCGCCGACATTCGGAATCGTATTCCAGCTGTGGATGTCCACACCCGCCAGACTGTTGATCGTATTGATCAGGCTGATTGCATCGGCTCCGCCCTTGACGGCATGCCGGGCCACCACGGTAATGTCGGTGATGTTCGGCGTCAGCTTCACAATGACCGGTGTAGTCGCCACCTCCTTGACCCAGGTGGTCTGCGCCTGCACCAGATCAGGCTGCTGTCCCGAAGCCGCGCCCATACCGCGTTCAGCCATGCCATGCGGACATCCGAAGTTCAGCTCCAGACCGTCTACCCCGATAGCCTCCACGCGCTTCACAATCTCATGCCACTTCTCCCGCTTCGGCTCCACCATCAGGGAAGCAATAATCGTATGGTGCGGGAATCTCCGCTTCGTCTCATAGATTTCCTTCAGGTTGACCTCCAGCGGACGGTCGGTAATCAGCTCAATGTTGTTGAAGCCCGCCACACGCTGTCCGCCAAAATGAACGGCGGCGAACCGGGCCGAGGTGTTGATGACCGGCTCCCCGAGCGTCTTCCACACCGCGCCTCCCCAGCCCGCCTCGAACGCACGCTGCACCTGATAGCCTGTATTGGTAGGTGGCGCAGAGGCCAGCCAGAATGGATTCGGTGACTTGATGCCTGCAAAATCAATACTGAGATCTGCCATTGCCATTCCCTCCCTCTTCTATGAAATCCGCTTTATACGGCAGAGCCGGTTACGCCATCCT is a window encoding:
- a CDS encoding GNAT family N-acetyltransferase encodes the protein MLHSEIIEIRATAPDDLDFVLAAEGAEANRRFVGQWNREQHAAALDDGDLRHLIVQDTTGERVGYVILAGLQDSNRTLCIKRIVIQAKGRGYGTMTLKLLIHWTFNHTDTHRLWLDVKDYNVRAQHIYEAAGFKKEGTLRDCIQTEGGFESLTIMSILRQEYTGNDSL
- the hydA gene encoding dihydropyrimidinase, producing MKKIIKHGIIVTAADTYKGDVLIEDGIISSIGLNLEAPGAEIIDASGCYVFPGGIDPHTHLDMPFGGTVTADDFETGTIAAAYGGTTTVIDFCLTTKGQPLQQAVDTWHHKSQDKAVIDYSFHLMVSELNDKVLSELPQIIEQEGITSLKVFMAYKNTFQADDGVLYKTLQAAKREGALVMVHAENGDVIEYLVDQALAAGNTDPIYHALTRPPELEGEATGRAAYLTGLTDSQLYVVHVTCAEAAWKIAEARKKGLRVYGETCPQYLVLDQSALAKPDFEGAKYVWSPPLREQWNQEVLWDALWSGTLQTIGSDQCSFNFKGQKELGRGDFSKIPNGGPTIEDRFSILYSEGVQKGRITLNKFVDIIATSSAKLFGLFPQKGTIAVGSDADIVIFDPAVERILSAETHHMNVDYNAFEGLTVKGEPVSVLSRGEFVIKNKVFVGAAGQGKYLHRKRFEAEAPQPAQAEISGGVV
- the preA gene encoding NAD-dependent dihydropyrimidine dehydrogenase subunit PreA, with amino-acid sequence MADLSIDFAGIKSPNPFWLASAPPTNTGYQVQRAFEAGWGGAVWKTLGEPVINTSARFAAVHFGGQRVAGFNNIELITDRPLEVNLKEIYETKRRFPHHTIIASLMVEPKREKWHEIVKRVEAIGVDGLELNFGCPHGMAERGMGAASGQQPDLVQAQTTWVKEVATTPVIVKLTPNITDITVVARHAVKGGADAISLINTINSLAGVDIHSWNTIPNVGGQGAHGGYCGPAVKPIALSMVAECARDREVGVPISGIGGISTWQDVVEFMLMGSTGIQVCTAVMHHGFRIVEEMIDGLNHYLDEKGLASVTELIGKSVPKYSNWGDLDLNYQVVARINEENCINCNKCHIACEDASHQCIDMLTNAEGKAILQVREEDCVGCNLCSIVCPADGAIDMITLEGGAAPMSWNQRSRIISGVNGAYSEAEVG